From Bombus huntii isolate Logan2020A chromosome 4, iyBomHunt1.1, whole genome shotgun sequence, one genomic window encodes:
- the LOC126864898 gene encoding myb-like protein D isoform X1, with protein MIDGNISMEEDTELRDLVVQTLENNGVLAKVRAELRASVFLALEEQESVMNPEPLLNKTVKQYLANSEGKLLFSLVREFLEYFGLDYTISVYDPETYFGKEYNYVGRNKLCEELGIESNEPLLGEILKNSMNSAFNNTQKNETDSKFSTTETTTNIANATFEISIPKVLNNETTSLSNDNDVSDKLESISQQSPKLPINVTITDKRNKETSVHVSIDDLKCEMQNDSLRNSTTSEYNEKNDGIDSKGNNSMNFDTLPTSPNGTSTVMNHTTKETEIDTLIQTSLLNKTEPLIKFDESIVTEMQTNQNEDISKQNNINSLELQIVNNIQNRKPVNTGNSFGKTVYFEEIIVDGKRENINDIRNTDTFLQDLPSLDKKSHSILSDLPPLNSKKTNINDLKELMDIGLGTDGIDNYEEDFVSSASGSAYDQSPSKDPEKSNSPIKLQTKKQDKIHSTNSEDISEEIEDINDILSSTSCLEDINMDKNMSNFATGITANCAKEL; from the exons atGATAGACGGAAACATTTCCATGGAGGAGGATACAGAATTACGAGATTTGGTGGTACAAACACTTGAAAACAATGGTGTTCTTGCAAAAGTCCGG GCGGAACTCAGGGCAAGTGTTTTCTTAGCTCTAGAAGAACAAGAATCTGTAATG aacCCTGAACCACTTCTCAATAAAACTGTAAAACAGTACCTGGCTAATTCAGAGGGAAAATTATTGTTTTCCTTGGTTAGGGAGTTCCTAGAGTATTTTGGTCTTGATTATACAATATCTGTATATGATCCAGAAACTTATTTTGgaaaagaatataattatgttggaagaaataaattatgtgAAGAATTAGGTATTGAATCCAATGAGCCATTGCTTggagaaattttaaaaaatagcaTGAACAGTGCCTTTAATAACACACAGAAG aatgaAACTGACAGCAAATTTAGTACAACTGAAACTACAACAAATATTGCTAATGCCACATTTGAAATTTCCATTCCAAAAGTATTAAATAATGAAACTACATCATTGTCAAATGATAATGATGTATCGGATAAATTAGAAAGCATTTCACAGCAAAGTCCAAAACTTCCAATAAATGTGACAATAACTGATAagagaaataaagaaacatcTGTTCATGTTTCAATAGATGATTTAAAGTGTGAGATGCAAAATGATTCTCTCAGGAATAGTACAACTTCTGAATACAATGAAAAGAACGATGGAATTGATAGCAAAGGGAACAATAGTATGAATTTTGATACACTCCCTACAAGTCCAAATGGCACAAGTACAGTGATGAATCATACAACAAAGGAGACTGAGATAGATACACTCATTCAAACAAGTTTACTAAATAAAACCGAGCCTTTAATTAAGTTTGATGAATCTATAGTTACTGAAATGCAAACAAATCAAAATGAAGATATAAGTAagcaaaataatataaatagttTGGAATTACaaatagtaaataatatacaaaacagaAAACCAGTTAATACTGGAAACAGTTTTGGAAAAACTGTATACTTCGAAGAAATTATTGTTGacggaaaaagagaaaatattaatgatatacGTAATACTGATAcctttttacaagatttaccATCTTTAGATAAAAAATCACATTCTATACTTAGCGATCTCCCACCattaaatagtaaaaaaaCTAATATTAATGATTTGAAGGAATTAATGGATATTGGGCTTG GAACTGATGGTATAGATAATTATGAAGAAGATTTTGTTTCATCTGCGTCTGGTAGTGCTTATGATCAAAGTCCTTCGAAGGatcctgaaaaatcaaatagtccaataaaattacaaacgaAAAAACAAGATAAAATTCACAGTACTAATAGCGAGGACATAAGTGAAGAAATTGAAGATATAAATGATATACTAAGCAGCACATCATGT CTTGAAGATATAAACATGGATAAAAACATGTCAAATTTTGCAACGGGTATTACAGCAAATTGTGCAAAGGAACTGTAA
- the LOC126864898 gene encoding myb-like protein D isoform X3 has protein sequence MIDGNISMEEDTELRDLVVQTLENNGVLAKVRAELRASVFLALEEQESVMNPEPLLNKTVKQYLANSEGKLLFSLVREFLEYFGLDYTISVYDPETYFGKEYNYVGRNKLCEELGIESNEPLLGEILKNSMNSAFNNTQKNETDSKFSTTETTTNIANATFEISIPKVLNNETTSLSNDNDVSDKLESISQQSPKLPINVTITDKRNKETSVHVSIDDLKCEMQNDSLRNSTTSEYNEKNDGIDSKGNNSMNFDTLPTSPNGTSTVMNHTTKETEIDTLIQTSLLNKTEPLIKFDESIVTEMQTNQNEDISKQNNINSLELQIVNNIQNRKPVNTGNSFGKTVYFEEIIVDGKRENINDIRNTDTFLQDLPSLDKKSHSILSDLPPLNSKKTNINDLKELMDIGLGTDGIDNYEEDFVSSASGSAYDQSPSKDPEKSNSPIKLQTKKQDKIHSTNSEDISEEIEDINDILSSTSCL, from the exons atGATAGACGGAAACATTTCCATGGAGGAGGATACAGAATTACGAGATTTGGTGGTACAAACACTTGAAAACAATGGTGTTCTTGCAAAAGTCCGG GCGGAACTCAGGGCAAGTGTTTTCTTAGCTCTAGAAGAACAAGAATCTGTAATG aacCCTGAACCACTTCTCAATAAAACTGTAAAACAGTACCTGGCTAATTCAGAGGGAAAATTATTGTTTTCCTTGGTTAGGGAGTTCCTAGAGTATTTTGGTCTTGATTATACAATATCTGTATATGATCCAGAAACTTATTTTGgaaaagaatataattatgttggaagaaataaattatgtgAAGAATTAGGTATTGAATCCAATGAGCCATTGCTTggagaaattttaaaaaatagcaTGAACAGTGCCTTTAATAACACACAGAAG aatgaAACTGACAGCAAATTTAGTACAACTGAAACTACAACAAATATTGCTAATGCCACATTTGAAATTTCCATTCCAAAAGTATTAAATAATGAAACTACATCATTGTCAAATGATAATGATGTATCGGATAAATTAGAAAGCATTTCACAGCAAAGTCCAAAACTTCCAATAAATGTGACAATAACTGATAagagaaataaagaaacatcTGTTCATGTTTCAATAGATGATTTAAAGTGTGAGATGCAAAATGATTCTCTCAGGAATAGTACAACTTCTGAATACAATGAAAAGAACGATGGAATTGATAGCAAAGGGAACAATAGTATGAATTTTGATACACTCCCTACAAGTCCAAATGGCACAAGTACAGTGATGAATCATACAACAAAGGAGACTGAGATAGATACACTCATTCAAACAAGTTTACTAAATAAAACCGAGCCTTTAATTAAGTTTGATGAATCTATAGTTACTGAAATGCAAACAAATCAAAATGAAGATATAAGTAagcaaaataatataaatagttTGGAATTACaaatagtaaataatatacaaaacagaAAACCAGTTAATACTGGAAACAGTTTTGGAAAAACTGTATACTTCGAAGAAATTATTGTTGacggaaaaagagaaaatattaatgatatacGTAATACTGATAcctttttacaagatttaccATCTTTAGATAAAAAATCACATTCTATACTTAGCGATCTCCCACCattaaatagtaaaaaaaCTAATATTAATGATTTGAAGGAATTAATGGATATTGGGCTTG GAACTGATGGTATAGATAATTATGAAGAAGATTTTGTTTCATCTGCGTCTGGTAGTGCTTATGATCAAAGTCCTTCGAAGGatcctgaaaaatcaaatagtccaataaaattacaaacgaAAAAACAAGATAAAATTCACAGTACTAATAGCGAGGACATAAGTGAAGAAATTGAAGATATAAATGATATACTAAGCAGCACATCATGT
- the LOC126864898 gene encoding myb-like protein D isoform X2: protein MIDGNISMEEDTELRDLVVQTLENNGVLAKVRAELRASVFLALEEQESVMNPEPLLNKTVKQYLANSEGKLLFSLVREFLEYFGLDYTISVYDPETYFGKEYNYVGRNKLCEELGIESNEPLLGEILKNSMNSAFNNTQKNETDSKFSTTETTTNIANATFEISIPKVLNNETTSLSNDNDVSDKLESISQQSPKLPINVTITDKRNKETSVHVSIDDLKCEMQNDSLRNSTTSEYNEKNDGIDSKGNNSMNFDTLPTSPNGTSTVMNHTTKETEIDTLIQTSLLNKTEPLIKFDESIVTEMQTNQNEDISKQNNINSLELQIVNNIQNRKPVNTGNSFGKTVYFEEIIVDGKRENINDIRNTDTFLQDLPSLDKKSHSILSDLPPLNSKKTNINDLKELMDIGLGTDGIDNYEEDFVSSASGSAYDQSPSKDPEKSNSPIKLQTKKQDKIHSTNSEDISEEIEDINDILSSTSCNWNT from the exons atGATAGACGGAAACATTTCCATGGAGGAGGATACAGAATTACGAGATTTGGTGGTACAAACACTTGAAAACAATGGTGTTCTTGCAAAAGTCCGG GCGGAACTCAGGGCAAGTGTTTTCTTAGCTCTAGAAGAACAAGAATCTGTAATG aacCCTGAACCACTTCTCAATAAAACTGTAAAACAGTACCTGGCTAATTCAGAGGGAAAATTATTGTTTTCCTTGGTTAGGGAGTTCCTAGAGTATTTTGGTCTTGATTATACAATATCTGTATATGATCCAGAAACTTATTTTGgaaaagaatataattatgttggaagaaataaattatgtgAAGAATTAGGTATTGAATCCAATGAGCCATTGCTTggagaaattttaaaaaatagcaTGAACAGTGCCTTTAATAACACACAGAAG aatgaAACTGACAGCAAATTTAGTACAACTGAAACTACAACAAATATTGCTAATGCCACATTTGAAATTTCCATTCCAAAAGTATTAAATAATGAAACTACATCATTGTCAAATGATAATGATGTATCGGATAAATTAGAAAGCATTTCACAGCAAAGTCCAAAACTTCCAATAAATGTGACAATAACTGATAagagaaataaagaaacatcTGTTCATGTTTCAATAGATGATTTAAAGTGTGAGATGCAAAATGATTCTCTCAGGAATAGTACAACTTCTGAATACAATGAAAAGAACGATGGAATTGATAGCAAAGGGAACAATAGTATGAATTTTGATACACTCCCTACAAGTCCAAATGGCACAAGTACAGTGATGAATCATACAACAAAGGAGACTGAGATAGATACACTCATTCAAACAAGTTTACTAAATAAAACCGAGCCTTTAATTAAGTTTGATGAATCTATAGTTACTGAAATGCAAACAAATCAAAATGAAGATATAAGTAagcaaaataatataaatagttTGGAATTACaaatagtaaataatatacaaaacagaAAACCAGTTAATACTGGAAACAGTTTTGGAAAAACTGTATACTTCGAAGAAATTATTGTTGacggaaaaagagaaaatattaatgatatacGTAATACTGATAcctttttacaagatttaccATCTTTAGATAAAAAATCACATTCTATACTTAGCGATCTCCCACCattaaatagtaaaaaaaCTAATATTAATGATTTGAAGGAATTAATGGATATTGGGCTTG GAACTGATGGTATAGATAATTATGAAGAAGATTTTGTTTCATCTGCGTCTGGTAGTGCTTATGATCAAAGTCCTTCGAAGGatcctgaaaaatcaaatagtccaataaaattacaaacgaAAAAACAAGATAAAATTCACAGTACTAATAGCGAGGACATAAGTGAAGAAATTGAAGATATAAATGATATACTAAGCAGCACATCATGT